The Tumebacillus amylolyticus genome window below encodes:
- a CDS encoding DUF1800 domain-containing protein has protein sequence MKIATKEAKIQHLLRRTGFTATKKQMAAFASLTIPQVVDKLLNAPLQAPKPPENLNEKSDVSVLVQWWLNTMIHTPNPLQEKMTLFWHGHFTSSFRKVRDIHLLAQQNVLLRKFALGNFRELTYNITVDAAMLIYLDNNTNMKKSPNENYARELMELFTLGLGNYTETDVKEVARALTGWQVKKAERKVVYVPNIHDDGKKTIFRKTDTFDTRKTTDWIVAQPACATYIATKLWKAFAYPNPEPSVIKFVTKAFIDSGYEIKALLKAIFNSEAFYSDLAYRAQVLSPVEYTVGMLSLFPTIKLVEDKTTHALLKEMGQVPFDPPNVSGWQSGPAWLNSAPLFGRFNFVDFLVDKLTDKDFPINTSLAPTTLLNDVLDRLGLSDLSQQTRAELESYLKKSGLSNKETIQHGLLHLLLISPEAQVH, from the coding sequence ATGAAGATCGCAACCAAGGAAGCCAAGATCCAGCACCTGTTGCGCCGCACCGGATTCACGGCAACCAAAAAGCAAATGGCAGCCTTTGCATCGCTTACGATCCCGCAGGTGGTCGATAAACTTTTGAACGCCCCTCTCCAAGCCCCCAAACCGCCGGAGAACCTGAACGAGAAATCGGACGTGTCGGTGCTCGTCCAATGGTGGCTCAACACCATGATCCACACCCCCAACCCGTTGCAGGAAAAAATGACCCTGTTCTGGCACGGTCATTTCACTTCCTCGTTTCGCAAAGTGAGAGACATCCACCTCCTCGCGCAGCAAAACGTCCTGCTGCGCAAGTTTGCCCTCGGGAATTTCCGCGAACTCACCTACAACATCACCGTCGACGCCGCGATGCTGATCTACCTCGACAACAACACCAACATGAAAAAGTCCCCCAACGAAAACTACGCCCGCGAGCTGATGGAATTGTTCACGCTCGGCCTTGGCAATTACACCGAAACCGATGTCAAAGAAGTCGCCCGCGCTCTCACCGGCTGGCAAGTCAAAAAAGCCGAACGTAAAGTCGTCTACGTCCCCAACATCCACGACGACGGCAAGAAAACCATTTTCCGAAAAACGGACACCTTCGATACACGCAAAACCACAGATTGGATCGTCGCCCAGCCCGCTTGCGCCACCTACATCGCCACCAAGCTCTGGAAAGCGTTCGCCTACCCGAACCCCGAGCCCTCCGTGATCAAATTCGTCACCAAAGCGTTCATCGACAGCGGCTACGAGATCAAAGCCCTGCTCAAAGCGATCTTCAACTCCGAAGCGTTCTACTCCGACCTCGCCTATCGCGCGCAGGTGCTCTCACCTGTCGAGTACACCGTCGGAATGCTCTCGCTGTTCCCAACGATCAAACTCGTCGAAGACAAAACCACGCACGCCCTGCTCAAAGAGATGGGGCAGGTCCCGTTCGACCCGCCGAACGTATCCGGTTGGCAAAGCGGTCCCGCGTGGCTCAATTCCGCTCCCCTGTTCGGTCGCTTCAACTTCGTGGATTTCCTCGTCGACAAACTCACCGACAAAGACTTCCCGATCAACACCTCCCTTGCCCCAACCACCTTGCTAAACGATGTGCTCGACCGACTCGGGCTCTCCGACCTGAGCCAACAGACCCGCGCCGAACTTGAGTCGTATCTCAAGAAATCCGGCCTCTCCAACAAAGAGACGATCCAGCACGGCCTCTTGCATCTCTTGTTGATCTCACCGGAAGCCCAAGTCCACTAA